One part of the Francisella adeliensis genome encodes these proteins:
- a CDS encoding MFS transporter, which translates to MKRQGLNLVILYLAQAIPLYFCTFGLPTILRAEGVALEKIGLMSFLLLPWAIKFLWAPYVDRNYFSSIGKRKSWFLCLQFLTIILFFVFSTYSPKQYSDYIFILAFFLSAIAATQDIAIDGFSIEQIKESNFQWCNFARIIGTTLGSMLGGAALIALYKIIGWYQITLTLMGVSFFIAIYMLFIKEKSNDKQSYQERPSLKSFFRRRETILLLLICLSYRACEGLVMGMQSAFLVDSHISLTTIGVVMGVGSAIIGIFGAAIISYMFNFFKEIALLSLLATIRAFCYFSLGFIAFYGISDPIVIFGVVLLNMASRLMEMVILYTIFMKFSSKSQAGTDFTVLICAELLIYILGMSVSGFLAANIGYAALFILGGTLSIPGFLAAYYFLRVLNKQTSYRAKSNQ; encoded by the coding sequence ATGAAAAGGCAAGGTTTAAACTTAGTTATACTATATTTGGCACAAGCAATTCCTTTGTATTTTTGTACTTTTGGACTGCCTACAATCTTGAGAGCTGAAGGAGTTGCTTTAGAAAAAATAGGCCTTATGAGTTTTCTTTTATTACCTTGGGCTATTAAGTTTTTATGGGCTCCATATGTAGATAGAAATTATTTTTCATCCATAGGTAAAAGAAAGAGTTGGTTTTTATGCTTACAGTTTTTGACAATTATATTGTTCTTTGTGTTTTCTACTTATAGTCCAAAACAATATTCTGATTATATATTTATTTTAGCATTTTTTTTGTCAGCTATTGCTGCAACCCAGGACATAGCTATAGATGGGTTTTCTATTGAGCAAATTAAAGAATCAAATTTTCAGTGGTGTAATTTCGCTAGAATCATTGGAACTACACTTGGTAGCATGCTAGGTGGGGCTGCCCTGATAGCATTATATAAAATTATAGGGTGGTATCAAATCACTTTAACTCTCATGGGGGTAAGCTTTTTTATTGCTATTTATATGCTGTTTATCAAAGAAAAATCAAATGATAAGCAGTCTTATCAAGAGAGACCTTCACTTAAGTCTTTTTTCCGACGGAGAGAAACAATACTGTTACTATTGATTTGCTTAAGCTATAGGGCTTGTGAAGGTTTAGTAATGGGCATGCAGTCTGCTTTCTTAGTGGATTCGCACATTTCTCTCACGACTATTGGAGTAGTAATGGGTGTAGGCAGTGCTATTATTGGGATTTTTGGAGCCGCGATTATTAGCTACATGTTTAATTTTTTTAAGGAAATAGCTCTATTATCACTTTTAGCTACAATACGTGCATTTTGTTACTTTTCTCTTGGCTTTATAGCATTTTATGGTATTAGTGACCCTATAGTTATATTTGGTGTAGTCTTATTAAATATGGCTTCACGTTTGATGGAAATGGTGATTCTATATACTATATTCATGAAGTTTAGTTCTAAATCACAAGCAGGTACTGATTTTACAGTTTTAATTTGTGCCGAATTATTAATATACATACTAGGCATGTCTGTAAGTGGCTTTTTAGCAGCAAATATAGGGTATGCAGCTTTGTTTATATTGGGAGGGACTCTTTCTATTCCTGGCTTTTTAGCAGCGTATTATTTCTTGAGAGTTTTGAACAAGCAAACTTCATATAGAGCCAAATCTAATCAGTAA
- a CDS encoding MlaD family protein: MNENNIKNLVAGLFVIFMLFVMIFIAFFLSGGFRNQETSTYVTNFNSISGLNVGSDVSYKGFNIGKVSKIAINKKNPKLVSVFMEVNDQIPIYKQTVATLKTIGITGQSMVELSLRISKKDVNLDLIDKKAKEIPIIQSKPSQFDSILKKVGGIASSLEEISAKFNKMMSPGNLQQFNEFTDSVNILLYNLSNSSIYFNKTLLNFNETMTESQETITRLNDVIRMLQYDPSIVVRGVEH, encoded by the coding sequence ATGAATGAAAACAATATCAAGAATCTAGTGGCAGGACTATTTGTGATCTTCATGCTCTTTGTGATGATATTTATAGCCTTCTTTTTATCTGGTGGCTTTAGAAACCAAGAAACTTCGACCTATGTAACTAATTTTAATAGTATTTCTGGGCTAAATGTTGGTTCAGATGTATCCTATAAAGGCTTTAATATTGGTAAGGTTTCCAAAATTGCTATCAACAAAAAAAATCCAAAGCTTGTTAGTGTTTTTATGGAGGTAAACGATCAAATACCTATTTACAAACAAACTGTTGCAACATTAAAGACTATAGGGATTACTGGACAGTCTATGGTTGAACTTTCATTACGCATTAGTAAAAAAGATGTTAATTTAGATCTTATAGATAAAAAGGCTAAAGAAATACCTATAATACAGTCTAAACCATCTCAATTTGATAGCATTCTTAAAAAAGTTGGAGGTATTGCCTCTTCACTTGAAGAAATATCTGCAAAATTCAACAAGATGATGTCCCCAGGAAACCTTCAACAATTCAACGAGTTTACTGATAGTGTAAATATCTTACTTTATAACTTGAGTAATTCTTCCATATATTTCAATAAAACTCTTTTAAACTTTAATGAAACTATGACAGAAAGCCAAGAAACTATTACAAGATTAAATGATGTAATTAGAATGCTTCAGTATGATCCATCAATCGTTGTAAGAGGCGTAGAGCACTAA
- a CDS encoding ABC transporter ATP-binding protein yields MAENLIEVRDLSTKFGKEWIHKDLNLDIPPEKISCIIGASGCGKTTLMREILMLQPIHSGKIYLQGQEISKLVSNPIKRKKISTNMSMMFQHCALFSSLTNLQNVIFPLKQHTKLPEDILTDIAIIKLKMVGLHEDAFDKYPSEISGGMLKRVALARTIVLDPKVVFLDEPNAGLDPYSARAMDELIKYLKEELGMSVVMITHDLSTIWNIVDDIIYMDEKKIMIHDSVEFVSKQTQFDSIKKFFSSHGESKSEEIK; encoded by the coding sequence ATGGCTGAAAATTTAATTGAAGTTCGTGACCTAAGCACTAAATTTGGCAAAGAATGGATTCATAAGGATTTAAACCTTGACATCCCTCCTGAAAAAATAAGTTGCATAATAGGGGCCAGTGGCTGTGGTAAAACCACTTTGATGCGTGAAATACTTATGTTACAACCGATTCATTCAGGAAAGATATACTTACAAGGGCAAGAAATATCTAAACTTGTATCAAACCCTATTAAACGCAAAAAAATCTCAACAAATATGAGTATGATGTTTCAACACTGCGCCCTTTTCTCTTCACTTACAAATTTGCAAAACGTAATATTTCCATTAAAGCAACATACAAAGCTACCTGAAGATATTTTGACAGATATAGCCATTATCAAACTCAAAATGGTGGGCTTACATGAAGATGCTTTCGACAAATACCCATCTGAAATAAGTGGAGGTATGTTAAAAAGAGTAGCCTTAGCTAGAACAATTGTGCTTGACCCTAAGGTTGTTTTTTTAGATGAACCTAATGCTGGTCTTGATCCCTACTCTGCTCGAGCAATGGATGAGCTTATTAAGTATTTAAAAGAAGAACTAGGGATGTCTGTTGTAATGATTACACATGACTTAAGTACAATTTGGAATATAGTTGATGATATTATATATATGGATGAAAAAAAAATTATGATACATGACTCGGTAGAATTTGTTTCAAAACAGACGCAATTTGATAGTATCAAAAAGTTCTTTAGTTCACATGGAGAATCTAAAAGTGAGGAGATTAAGTAA
- a CDS encoding MlaE family ABC transporter permease: MNIKISDNTLYFEGSLTLKNINTKILDKKLSSPSLNISSIDIGDVKELDTAGSYIIIKYLRFFNLSQDQLLSCSDKNFKLIELTGINYPTKVDEEFQKKPNTMFNSIYVLGKNTNDMFGEVRSAIAFLGAIILGYINFLIRPYKSFFSIVLSITYDSTIKALGIVILLSLIIGLVLTYLPLNMMMQYGTQIFVVDMLGISSFREFAPLFTAIIIAGRSGSAFTSEIGIMKVNEEIDALQTIGEDPIQRLILPRITALMISLPILATVAMIANVIGGLIITYAVAGITPLQFIERLFSHVNVSHFYIGILKTPFFALVIAGMGCLKGISVKRDSQSVGKATTESVVYSIFLIIVVDAIFAVGLNGVA; this comes from the coding sequence ATGAATATAAAAATATCGGATAATACTCTATATTTTGAGGGGTCACTTACTCTCAAGAATATTAACACTAAAATCCTTGATAAAAAGTTATCATCACCATCGTTAAATATATCATCTATTGATATCGGAGATGTTAAAGAGCTCGATACTGCAGGATCCTATATAATCATTAAATACCTAAGATTCTTTAATTTAAGTCAAGATCAACTTTTAAGCTGCTCTGATAAAAATTTTAAACTTATAGAATTAACAGGTATCAACTACCCTACTAAGGTAGACGAAGAGTTTCAAAAAAAACCTAATACAATGTTTAACAGTATTTATGTTTTAGGTAAAAATACAAACGACATGTTTGGTGAGGTTAGATCTGCCATAGCATTTTTAGGTGCTATTATACTAGGTTATATAAATTTCTTAATAAGACCATATAAATCTTTTTTCTCAATAGTATTAAGTATTACATATGACTCTACAATTAAAGCTTTAGGAATTGTTATATTACTATCGTTAATTATTGGGTTAGTTCTAACTTACCTTCCACTAAACATGATGATGCAATATGGGACACAAATATTTGTTGTTGATATGCTAGGAATATCATCTTTTAGAGAATTTGCTCCTCTATTTACAGCAATTATTATAGCTGGTAGAAGCGGATCAGCCTTTACCTCAGAAATAGGTATTATGAAGGTTAATGAAGAAATTGATGCCCTTCAAACTATTGGTGAAGATCCTATACAAAGACTTATCCTTCCAAGGATTACCGCTCTAATGATAAGCCTTCCAATTTTAGCTACTGTAGCAATGATCGCAAATGTTATTGGTGGGTTAATTATTACTTATGCAGTTGCTGGAATCACACCGTTACAATTTATTGAGAGACTATTTAGTCATGTAAATGTTAGTCATTTTTATATTGGTATATTAAAAACTCCATTCTTTGCTTTAGTAATTGCTGGAATGGGATGTCTTAAAGGTATATCTGTAAAAAGAGACTCGCAAAGTGTTGGTAAAGCGACTACAGAAAGTGTCGTTTATTCAATATTTTTAATAATCGTTGTTGATGCTATTTTTGCTGTTGGCTTAAATGGCGTTGCTTAG
- a CDS encoding glucosaminidase domain-containing protein, whose translation MKNLMSLMKAKYMYFIIILISAFILSTEPNINVNDKYHLATKASYNETKPDFNGFKNVNEKKEAFITYMLDAIRIANNEICGEKKQVNKLTLSYKKNKTLNENQQQKLDLYIDYYKISRSNSISKQLQYLDIKLGTTPTSFLLAQAILESGWGTSRFARDYNNYFGLHCFKKGCGVKANRADVYLEVFKSADDSILGYYHRLNTGSKFEAFRIARDKVNQKQLSIDDLLNTLDEYSELNEGEYQTRLKSVIKYNKLDQYDKLLQC comes from the coding sequence ATGAAGAATTTGATGAGTTTGATGAAAGCTAAATACATGTACTTTATAATAATCTTGATAAGTGCATTTATCTTATCTACTGAGCCTAATATTAATGTTAATGACAAATATCATTTAGCTACTAAAGCAAGCTATAATGAAACAAAGCCAGATTTTAATGGTTTCAAAAATGTGAATGAAAAAAAAGAAGCTTTCATAACATATATGCTTGATGCGATAAGAATTGCAAATAATGAAATATGTGGTGAAAAAAAACAAGTAAATAAATTAACGCTTTCATATAAAAAAAATAAAACCTTAAATGAGAATCAACAACAAAAGCTAGACTTATATATTGACTACTATAAAATCAGTCGATCTAACTCTATTTCTAAGCAGTTACAATATTTAGATATAAAGTTAGGTACGACACCAACTAGCTTTCTTCTTGCTCAAGCTATTTTAGAAAGTGGTTGGGGTACATCTAGATTTGCTAGAGATTATAATAACTATTTTGGACTTCATTGCTTTAAAAAAGGATGTGGTGTTAAAGCTAATCGTGCAGATGTATATTTAGAGGTGTTTAAATCTGCAGATGATAGTATTTTAGGGTATTACCATAGATTAAATACTGGTTCAAAATTTGAAGCATTTCGAATTGCTCGTGATAAAGTTAACCAGAAACAGCTATCTATTGATGATCTTTTAAATACTCTTGATGAATATTCTGAACTTAATGAAGGAGAATATCAAACAAGACTGAAATCTGTCATTAAGTATAATAAACTTGATCAGTATGATAAATTACTGCAATGTTAA
- the rluD gene encoding 23S rRNA pseudouridine(1911/1915/1917) synthase RluD, which produces MANNNTLSNEFQQSILLTPEHAGKRLDVAINELFDEFSRSQIQKWIKDGSIKVNGSTSKTKYTVLGDEEIDVNIEILPTNEWIAEDIKLDIVFEDDDIIVIDKPAGMVVHPGAGNMTGTISNALLGMYDTQKNLPRAGIVHRLDKDTTGLMVAAKTSLAYHSLVNQLSERKVSRKYIAIVDGEIYEDGTVDEPIGRDPNNRIKMAVNYKGKEAITNYTPYEIYDGFTLIECQLETGRTHQIRVHMKHIKHPLIGDQTYNKPSAKLDELGIEQFPRQALHAYSLAFIHPKTGEEVSFKSDLPDDMYELSVKLADCIQEEDDMDFEYEEFDEFDES; this is translated from the coding sequence ATGGCAAATAATAATACACTATCAAATGAGTTTCAGCAAAGTATTCTTCTAACTCCTGAGCATGCAGGTAAAAGGTTAGATGTTGCTATAAATGAGCTTTTTGACGAATTTTCTCGCTCTCAAATTCAAAAATGGATAAAAGATGGATCAATTAAAGTAAACGGATCTACTAGCAAAACCAAATATACAGTTTTAGGTGATGAAGAAATTGATGTAAATATTGAAATTTTACCAACAAATGAATGGATAGCTGAAGATATCAAATTAGATATTGTTTTCGAAGATGATGACATTATCGTGATAGATAAACCTGCAGGCATGGTTGTCCACCCTGGTGCAGGGAATATGACTGGAACTATCTCAAATGCACTTCTTGGCATGTATGATACTCAAAAGAACCTACCTAGAGCAGGTATCGTTCACAGATTAGATAAAGATACTACAGGGCTTATGGTAGCTGCTAAGACGAGCCTTGCATACCATAGCTTAGTAAATCAACTTTCTGAAAGGAAAGTATCGCGTAAATATATAGCTATTGTCGATGGTGAAATCTATGAAGATGGTACCGTTGATGAGCCTATAGGCCGTGATCCTAATAATCGCATAAAAATGGCTGTTAACTATAAAGGCAAAGAAGCTATTACAAACTATACTCCTTATGAGATTTATGATGGCTTTACTCTTATAGAATGTCAGCTTGAAACAGGAAGAACTCACCAAATTCGTGTACATATGAAGCATATCAAGCACCCTCTTATTGGTGATCAAACATACAACAAGCCATCAGCTAAATTAGATGAGTTAGGTATTGAACAGTTTCCAAGACAAGCTCTACATGCATATAGTCTAGCTTTTATACATCCTAAAACTGGTGAAGAAGTGAGTTTTAAAAGTGACTTACCTGATGATATGTATGAGTTAAGTGTCAAACTAGCTGATTGCATTCAAGAAGAAGATGATATGGATTTTGAATATGAAGAATTTGATGAGTTTGATGAAAGCTAA
- a CDS encoding outer membrane protein assembly factor BamD encodes MTRFLSLIAVVSLVLVLVGCGPKKDSELPQVYTGYTADFIYAKAHQQMQNHEYFDAIRSYKSLAAQYPFTPLAEKGMVDLVYVYYMDDETPMGLALAQQFIKMYPYSKYKGYIYYMIGVIGFEDGRGLLQTYVPYDMTHHDPTGYSDAYVNFERAIALDPKGSFVPDAKRRMVFINNTIAKHYYEVAYFYFKRGAFNAAIDRAAQVVQDYPQSESTQDALVLKIRAYKELGINGPAEANIKVLKKNFPNNKYLRTMRADGTVPSMFERLFGWL; translated from the coding sequence ATGACTAGATTTTTATCATTAATAGCAGTTGTATCGCTTGTTTTGGTGCTAGTTGGCTGCGGACCTAAAAAAGATAGTGAGTTACCACAAGTCTATACAGGTTATACAGCTGATTTCATTTATGCAAAAGCGCATCAACAAATGCAAAACCATGAATACTTCGATGCTATTCGTTCTTATAAGTCTTTAGCGGCACAATACCCTTTTACACCATTAGCAGAAAAGGGTATGGTTGATTTAGTATATGTTTATTATATGGATGATGAAACTCCTATGGGGTTAGCGTTAGCTCAACAGTTTATTAAGATGTATCCATATAGTAAGTATAAAGGTTATATTTACTATATGATTGGAGTAATTGGATTTGAAGATGGTAGAGGACTGCTGCAAACATATGTTCCTTATGATATGACTCATCATGATCCAACAGGATACTCTGATGCATATGTAAACTTTGAAAGAGCAATTGCTTTAGATCCTAAAGGTTCATTTGTTCCAGATGCTAAGCGAAGAATGGTTTTCATAAATAATACAATTGCAAAACATTATTATGAGGTAGCGTATTTTTATTTTAAGAGAGGAGCATTTAATGCTGCTATAGATAGAGCTGCTCAAGTTGTTCAAGACTACCCACAGAGTGAGTCTACTCAAGATGCTTTAGTTTTAAAAATTAGAGCGTATAAAGAATTAGGTATAAATGGTCCTGCAGAAGCAAATATTAAAGTACTTAAGAAAAACTTCCCTAATAACAAATATCTTAGAACAATGAGAGCAGATGGTACTGTTCCTAGTATGTTTGAAAGATTGTTTGGTTGGTTATAG
- a CDS encoding chorismate mutase has protein sequence MKKVLIPALLVSLLTSSSAFAMANSNVAGPSIEGYKTKLMNTDQELIKMIAQRKGIRKKMLKFEKKNNLPTYDPFEDKSFEKTRLAFAVQYDVSPALVNEIFNTLNTTDLQTAEQSF, from the coding sequence ATGAAAAAAGTACTAATCCCAGCCTTGCTAGTTAGTTTACTTACTAGTAGTTCAGCTTTTGCAATGGCTAATAGTAATGTAGCAGGTCCATCAATAGAGGGCTATAAGACTAAACTTATGAATACAGATCAAGAACTGATAAAAATGATTGCTCAGCGAAAAGGTATTCGTAAAAAAATGTTAAAGTTTGAGAAAAAAAACAATTTACCTACATATGATCCATTTGAAGATAAGTCGTTTGAGAAAACAAGACTTGCTTTTGCTGTTCAGTATGATGTATCTCCAGCTTTAGTAAATGAAATTTTTAATACTCTAAACACGACAGATTTACAAACAGCAGAACAAAGTTTTTAA
- a CDS encoding glutathione peroxidase, producing MNSIYDFKLTTNDGKEFNLPKNKVLLIVNVASKCGFTKQYRGLQHLHEIYPDLEIVAFPCNSFGGQEPAVDGEIKNFCETEFGITFPIMKKTKVNGKDAEPLFDYLKEHAKGILGTERIKWNFTKFLVCKDGKTVQRYAPKTIPEELIPDIDNFLKD from the coding sequence ATGAACAGTATTTATGATTTTAAACTCACAACTAATGATGGTAAAGAGTTTAACTTACCTAAAAATAAAGTCCTTTTAATCGTGAATGTAGCAAGTAAATGTGGCTTTACTAAACAATATAGAGGCTTACAACATCTTCACGAAATTTATCCTGATTTAGAAATAGTTGCATTTCCGTGCAATTCTTTTGGTGGACAAGAGCCAGCAGTAGATGGAGAGATAAAGAATTTCTGTGAAACAGAGTTTGGAATTACATTCCCTATAATGAAAAAAACTAAAGTTAATGGTAAAGATGCTGAGCCATTATTTGATTACTTAAAAGAGCATGCAAAAGGCATACTTGGCACAGAAAGAATCAAATGGAACTTTACAAAGTTTCTTGTTTGTAAAGATGGTAAGACAGTTCAAAGATATGCTCCTAAAACTATACCGGAAGAACTTATACCTGATATAGACAATTTCTTAAAAGATTAG